A region of Streptomyces paludis DNA encodes the following proteins:
- the mfd gene encoding transcription-repair coupling factor, with protein MSLHGLLDAVVRDPALAEAVKAASDGHRPHVDLVGPAAARPFAVAALAREAGRPVLAVTATGREAEDLAAALRSLLDPDTVVEYPSWETLPHERLSPRSDTVGRRIAVLRRLAHPAKDDPSAGPISVVVSPVRSVLQPQVKGLGDLEPVALRSGSSADLNAVTEALAAAAYARVELVEKRGEFAVRGGILDVFPPTEEHPLRVEFWGDDVEEIRYFKVADQRSLEVAEHGLWAPPCRELLLTADVRERAAALAEVHPELGELLGKIAEGIAVEGMEALAPVLVDDMELLLDVLPPGAMTLVCDPERVRRRAADLVATSQEFLQASWAASAGGGEAPIDVGAASLWSIADVRDRARELGMAWWSVSPFAVDEEIDDDAITLGMHAPESYRGDTARALADTKQWLADGWRTVFVTEGHGTAARTVEVLSGEGIPARLDSPAGQGGLAEIAPSLVHVARGAIDHGFVDPGLKLAVLTETDLSGQKAAGKDGARLPAKRRKTIDPLTLEPGDYIVHEQHGVGRYVEMVQRTVQGATREYLLVEYAPAKRGQPGDRLYIPTDQLEQVTKYVGGEAPTMHRLGGADWTKTKARAKKAVKEIAADLIKLYSARMAAPGHAFGPDTPWQRELEDAFPYVETPDQLSTIAEVKEDMEKTVPMDRLICGDVGYGKTEIAVRAAFKAVQDGKQVAVLVPTTLLVQQHFGTFSERYAQFPVSVRALSRFQSDAEAKATLEGLRDGAVDIVIGTHRLFSSETRFKDLGLVIVDEEQRFGVEHKEQLKKLRANVDVLTMSATPIPRTLEMAVTGIREMSTITTPPEERHPVLTFVGPYEQKQIGAAIRRELLREGQVFYIHNRVESIDRAAAKLREIVPEARIATAHGQMSEGALEKVVVDFWEKKFDVLVSTTIVESGIDISNANTLIVERGDNFGLSQLHQLRGRVGRGRDRGYSYFLYPPEKPLTETAHERLATIAQHTEMGAGMYVAMKDLEIRGAGNLLGGEQSGHIAGVGFDLYVRMVGEAVADYRAAVDGGEPEEAPLEVKIELPVDAHVPHDYAPGERLRLQAYRAIAAANTEADITAVREELTDRYGKLPEPVENLLLVAGLRMLARACGVGEIVLQGPNIRFAPVELRESQELRLKRLHPRTVIKPAAHQILVPRPTAGKIGGKPVVGRELLAWTGEFLTTILS; from the coding sequence CCGTCGTGGGAGACGCTGCCGCACGAGCGGCTCTCGCCCCGCTCCGACACCGTCGGCCGGCGGATCGCCGTGCTGCGCCGGCTCGCGCATCCGGCGAAGGACGATCCGAGCGCCGGGCCCATCAGCGTGGTCGTCTCGCCCGTACGGTCCGTGCTCCAGCCGCAGGTCAAGGGGCTCGGCGACCTGGAGCCGGTCGCGCTGCGCAGCGGGTCGAGCGCCGATCTGAACGCGGTGACCGAAGCGCTGGCCGCCGCCGCGTACGCGCGCGTGGAGCTGGTCGAGAAGCGCGGCGAGTTCGCCGTGCGCGGCGGGATCCTGGATGTCTTCCCGCCCACCGAGGAGCACCCCCTGCGGGTGGAGTTCTGGGGCGACGACGTCGAGGAGATCCGTTACTTCAAGGTCGCCGACCAGCGCTCCCTGGAGGTCGCCGAGCACGGTCTGTGGGCGCCGCCCTGCCGGGAGCTGCTGCTGACGGCCGATGTACGGGAGCGGGCGGCGGCCCTCGCCGAGGTCCACCCGGAGCTGGGCGAGCTGCTCGGCAAGATCGCGGAGGGGATCGCGGTCGAGGGCATGGAGGCGCTCGCGCCCGTACTGGTCGATGACATGGAGCTGCTGCTCGATGTGCTGCCGCCGGGCGCGATGACACTGGTCTGCGACCCCGAGCGGGTCCGGCGGCGGGCCGCCGACCTCGTCGCGACCAGCCAGGAGTTCCTTCAGGCGTCGTGGGCGGCGAGCGCGGGCGGCGGAGAGGCCCCGATCGACGTCGGCGCGGCCTCGCTCTGGTCCATCGCGGACGTACGGGACCGGGCGCGCGAGCTGGGGATGGCCTGGTGGTCCGTCTCGCCGTTCGCCGTGGACGAAGAGATCGACGACGACGCGATCACGCTCGGCATGCACGCCCCCGAGTCGTACCGGGGGGACACCGCCCGCGCGCTCGCCGATACGAAACAGTGGCTCGCGGACGGCTGGCGCACGGTCTTCGTCACGGAGGGTCACGGAACGGCGGCCCGTACGGTCGAGGTGCTCAGCGGGGAGGGCATCCCGGCGCGCCTCGACAGTCCCGCCGGTCAGGGCGGGCTCGCGGAGATCGCGCCGTCCCTCGTGCATGTCGCGCGCGGCGCGATCGACCACGGCTTCGTGGACCCGGGGCTCAAGCTGGCCGTCCTCACCGAGACCGACCTCTCCGGGCAGAAGGCCGCCGGCAAGGACGGCGCGCGCCTGCCCGCCAAGCGCCGCAAGACCATCGACCCGCTCACCCTGGAGCCCGGCGACTACATCGTCCACGAACAGCACGGCGTCGGCCGGTACGTGGAGATGGTGCAGCGTACGGTCCAGGGCGCGACGCGCGAGTATCTGCTCGTGGAGTACGCGCCGGCCAAGCGCGGCCAGCCCGGCGACCGCCTCTACATCCCCACCGACCAGCTCGAACAGGTCACCAAGTACGTCGGCGGCGAGGCGCCCACCATGCACCGCCTCGGCGGCGCCGACTGGACGAAGACCAAGGCGCGCGCCAAGAAGGCCGTCAAGGAGATCGCCGCCGACCTGATCAAGCTCTACTCGGCGCGGATGGCGGCCCCCGGGCACGCCTTCGGGCCCGACACGCCGTGGCAGCGGGAGCTGGAGGACGCGTTCCCGTACGTGGAGACGCCCGACCAGCTCTCCACCATCGCCGAGGTCAAGGAGGACATGGAGAAGACGGTCCCGATGGACCGGCTGATCTGCGGCGACGTCGGTTACGGCAAGACGGAGATCGCGGTGCGGGCCGCGTTCAAGGCGGTCCAGGACGGCAAGCAGGTCGCCGTCCTCGTACCGACGACCCTGCTCGTCCAGCAGCACTTCGGCACCTTCTCGGAGCGGTACGCGCAGTTCCCGGTGTCGGTACGGGCGCTCTCGCGCTTCCAGTCCGACGCGGAGGCGAAGGCGACGCTGGAGGGGCTGCGGGACGGCGCGGTCGACATCGTCATCGGCACGCACCGGCTCTTCTCGTCCGAGACCAGGTTCAAGGACCTGGGCCTGGTCATCGTGGACGAGGAGCAGCGCTTCGGCGTCGAGCACAAGGAGCAGCTCAAGAAGCTCCGGGCCAATGTCGACGTCCTGACGATGTCCGCGACCCCCATCCCGCGTACGTTGGAGATGGCCGTCACCGGCATCCGCGAGATGTCGACGATCACCACCCCGCCGGAGGAGCGCCACCCGGTGCTGACCTTCGTCGGGCCGTACGAGCAGAAGCAGATCGGCGCGGCGATCCGGCGCGAACTGCTGCGCGAGGGCCAGGTCTTCTACATCCACAACCGCGTCGAGTCGATCGACCGGGCCGCCGCCAAGCTCCGCGAGATCGTGCCGGAGGCGCGGATCGCGACGGCGCACGGGCAGATGTCGGAAGGCGCGCTGGAGAAGGTCGTGGTCGACTTCTGGGAGAAGAAGTTCGATGTGCTGGTCTCCACGACGATCGTGGAGTCCGGCATCGACATCTCCAACGCCAACACGCTCATCGTGGAGCGCGGCGACAACTTCGGCCTCTCGCAACTCCACCAGCTGCGCGGACGCGTGGGCCGCGGCCGGGACCGCGGGTACTCGTACTTCCTGTACCCGCCGGAGAAGCCGCTGACCGAGACCGCGCACGAGCGCCTCGCGACCATCGCGCAGCACACCGAGATGGGCGCGGGGATGTATGTCGCGATGAAGGACCTGGAGATCCGCGGCGCCGGCAATCTGCTGGGCGGCGAGCAGTCCGGGCATATCGCGGGCGTCGGCTTCGATCTGTACGTACGGATGGTGGGCGAGGCGGTCGCGGACTACCGGGCGGCGGTGGACGGCGGGGAGCCCGAGGAGGCGCCCCTCGAAGTCAAGATCGAGCTGCCGGTCGACGCGCATGTCCCGCACGACTACGCGCCGGGCGAGCGCCTGCGCCTCCAGGCGTACCGGGCGATCGCCGCGGCGAACACGGAGGCCGACATCACGGCCGTACGCGAGGAGCTGACCGACCGCTACGGCAAGCTGCCGGAGCCGGTGGAGAACCTGCTGCTGGTGGCCGGGCTGCGGATGCTGGCGCGGGCGTGCGGGGTCGGCGAGATCGTGCTCCAGGGCCCGAACATCCGCTTCGCGCCGGTGGAGTTGCGCGAGTCGCAGGAGCTGCGGCTGAAGCGGCTGCATCCCCGTACGGTCATCAAGCCGGCGGCGCACCAGATCCTGGTGCCGCGCCCGACGGCGGGGAAGATCGGCGGAAAGCCGGTGGTGGGGCGGGAGTTGCTGGCGTGGACGGGCGAGTTCCTGACGACGATCCTGAGTTGA
- a CDS encoding XRE family transcriptional regulator → MFTRENATEATGVEAASTTAAHTSTNELQTPGIAQFLQDTFGQKLTAYIAGIADPKHVRNWCTGQSTPRFDSELRLRAAFQVFQVIARAENPHTARAWMIGMNPQLEDDSPLEVIAEGRVKDAMAAARSYIKGDL, encoded by the coding sequence ATGTTCACCAGAGAGAACGCCACTGAGGCGACCGGTGTGGAAGCGGCCAGCACGACCGCCGCGCACACCTCCACCAACGAGCTGCAGACCCCAGGAATCGCGCAGTTCCTTCAGGACACCTTCGGCCAGAAGCTGACCGCGTACATCGCCGGCATCGCCGATCCGAAGCATGTCCGCAATTGGTGCACCGGACAGAGCACCCCGCGCTTCGACTCGGAACTGCGCCTCCGCGCCGCGTTCCAGGTGTTCCAGGTCATCGCGCGGGCGGAGAACCCGCATACGGCGCGCGCCTGGATGATCGGTATGAACCCGCAGCTCGAAGACGACTCGCCGCTGGAGGTCATCGCGGAGGGACGGGTCAAGGACGCGATGGCCGCGGCACGTTCATACATCAAGGGCGACCTGTAG